The proteins below come from a single Oscillospiraceae bacterium genomic window:
- a CDS encoding NAD(P)-dependent oxidoreductase, translated as MKTILITGAAGYIGRHVVKNALDRGYRVIAADFNFKGVDERAEFCDEPLFSGDPDLYKKLGSPDICIHLAWRDGFRHNSAAHMKDLSSHVTFLNTLVEGGLQGLSVMGTMHEVGYWEGAINESTPCKPQSQYGIAKNALRQSLMLSLADSPCRLHWLRAYYITGDEAHGSSIFAKITQAEQDGKATFPFTSGSNLYDFIDVDELANMIVAASVQDRINGIINVCTGKPMSLADRVEKFLRDKNYKIRLDYGAFPDRPYDSPGTWGDPAKINQILAMDKKEQQ; from the coding sequence ATGAAAACGATTCTTATTACCGGCGCGGCGGGGTATATCGGCCGTCATGTTGTAAAGAATGCCCTTGACCGCGGCTATCGTGTCATTGCGGCGGATTTCAACTTCAAGGGCGTGGATGAGCGTGCAGAATTCTGTGATGAGCCGCTGTTCAGCGGGGATCCTGATCTGTACAAGAAGCTGGGCAGCCCGGACATCTGCATCCATCTGGCGTGGCGCGACGGCTTCCGCCACAATTCTGCTGCCCACATGAAGGATCTGTCCAGCCATGTGACCTTTCTCAACACGCTGGTGGAGGGCGGTCTGCAGGGGCTGAGCGTTATGGGCACGATGCATGAGGTCGGCTACTGGGAGGGTGCCATCAACGAAAGCACCCCCTGCAAGCCGCAGAGCCAGTACGGCATTGCGAAAAACGCCCTGCGCCAGAGCCTGATGCTCAGCCTTGCGGATTCCCCCTGCAGGCTTCACTGGCTGCGCGCGTACTATATCACGGGGGATGAGGCCCACGGCAGCTCGATCTTTGCCAAGATCACGCAGGCAGAGCAGGACGGCAAGGCGACCTTCCCGTTCACGAGCGGCAGCAATCTTTACGACTTTATTGATGTGGATGAACTTGCCAATATGATCGTGGCTGCCAGCGTGCAGGACCGGATCAACGGCATCATCAATGTATGCACCGGCAAGCCCATGAGCCTGGCAGACCGTGTGGAAAAATTCCTGCGGGACAAAAACTATAAGATCAGGCTCGACTACGGTGCATTCCCGGACCGCCCCTACGACAGCCCGGGCACCTGGGGTGACCCGGCAAAAATCAACCAGATTCTGGCCATGGATAAAAAGGAACAGCAATGA
- a CDS encoding glycosyltransferase, giving the protein MAKLSVIVPAYNAETTLRTAVESILSQQVPGLEIIIVNDGSTDATDKICHALASENQCIHVITQKNAGICAARNRGLEAASGEFLTFCDDDDLLWQGALKLLLQTAEDTHADIVRGGYELLRQRPDGTMVQQPHPAGQACTIELGSGGYGSFLTNSGPQFVWNALYRRTALLGLRFNERCSFGLEDFVFNAAAYRRISKAVYIPQVVYRHFEGMQSTSCARSAQALLGRIRALEPWMEAEFHAAQRWCDADELQVVWKDRRAQAVTFLMHQLRDAHAPGAIRRRAWQTLRQVLGPYPGGMVDILHDAGHNKKQTVALLLYQMRLQRLYDLLPVREEQL; this is encoded by the coding sequence ATGGCAAAGCTCAGTGTGATCGTCCCGGCGTACAACGCCGAGACGACGCTGCGCACCGCAGTCGAGTCGATCCTTTCGCAGCAGGTGCCGGGGCTGGAGATCATCATCGTCAACGATGGCTCTACGGATGCAACGGACAAAATATGCCATGCGCTGGCCAGCGAAAACCAATGCATCCATGTCATAACCCAAAAAAACGCCGGGATCTGTGCGGCCCGCAACCGCGGGCTGGAGGCAGCAAGCGGAGAATTCCTGACCTTCTGCGATGATGATGACCTGCTCTGGCAGGGGGCGCTCAAGCTGCTGCTGCAGACGGCGGAGGATACCCATGCGGACATCGTGCGCGGCGGCTATGAGCTGCTGCGCCAGCGCCCTGACGGGACAATGGTCCAGCAGCCGCATCCTGCCGGGCAGGCCTGCACAATCGAGCTTGGCAGCGGCGGCTACGGCTCCTTTTTGACAAACAGCGGCCCGCAGTTTGTCTGGAACGCCCTCTACCGCCGCACCGCGCTGCTGGGGCTGCGCTTCAATGAGCGATGCAGCTTCGGGCTGGAGGATTTCGTTTTCAATGCCGCCGCCTACCGGCGCATCAGCAAAGCGGTCTATATCCCGCAGGTGGTCTACCGCCATTTTGAAGGCATGCAAAGCACCTCCTGTGCGCGGTCAGCCCAGGCGCTGCTGGGGCGCATCCGGGCACTGGAGCCATGGATGGAAGCGGAATTTCACGCCGCCCAGCGCTGGTGTGACGCCGATGAACTGCAGGTCGTCTGGAAGGATCGCCGCGCTCAGGCAGTCACATTTTTGATGCACCAGCTGCGGGACGCCCACGCCCCCGGCGCCATCCGCCGCCGCGCCTGGCAGACGCTGCGGCAGGTGCTGGGCCCTTATCCCGGCGGGATGGTTGACATTTTACACGATGCAGGGCACAATAAAAAACAGACCGTGGCACTGCTTTTATACCAGATGCGGCTGCAGAGACTGTATGATCTGCTGCCGGTCAGAGAGGAACAGCTATGA
- a CDS encoding rhamnan synthesis F family protein, which translates to MKRLVIYFHYDPAGCIDTACRIAVQAVQKYGKVIFVTNGALAPADRVWVRQSGAGCIERENTGFDVGAYREALLTIGREALAEYEEIILMNYTLAGPVCELRPMFEAMQARPALDFWGLTRHYAMKSPRFGGNVPEHIQSHFLALRPRLFTGDDFWRYWQEMPLPKSYEESVIRHETRFTPYFAAKGYTWDTYVQTEDMRGVFVNPIMACPRELLEKRGCPFFKRRSLFTPYGDELRRTDGMAARELCAYLHEKTSFPLDLLLVSLLKTQPLAALSKNLHWRYVVGMPTQTQADPAVLGLRLIRYALPKTDPVTDWYTRQAAAQADALMEQAAIWFEKQPLLGILSPSVPLYAGCAAAQRRQWLAEKESLQSQAKVPVGEEPLPAPNCGWMLVRESAFPQGIPDCKNQHDAWRLALIAQANGAYAASFETAAQAVARADILNVYETAAAQPAAVAKQLGRLIKHRLQTK; encoded by the coding sequence ATGAAACGACTGGTCATCTACTTCCATTATGACCCGGCGGGCTGTATTGACACTGCCTGCCGTATTGCCGTGCAGGCAGTGCAGAAATATGGCAAGGTCATCTTTGTCACAAACGGTGCGCTGGCCCCGGCGGACCGGGTGTGGGTGCGCCAGTCCGGCGCGGGCTGCATAGAGCGGGAAAACACCGGCTTTGATGTGGGGGCTTACCGGGAGGCACTGCTCACCATCGGCCGGGAGGCACTGGCGGAATATGAGGAGATCATCCTCATGAACTACACGCTGGCAGGCCCGGTCTGTGAGCTGCGGCCGATGTTTGAGGCAATGCAGGCACGCCCGGCGCTGGACTTCTGGGGCCTGACCCGTCACTATGCAATGAAAAGCCCGCGCTTCGGCGGGAATGTGCCGGAGCATATCCAGTCCCATTTCCTCGCGCTGCGGCCCCGGCTTTTCACCGGCGATGATTTCTGGCGCTACTGGCAGGAAATGCCCCTGCCAAAAAGCTACGAGGAGTCCGTTATCCGCCATGAAACGCGGTTCACGCCTTATTTTGCCGCCAAGGGGTATACATGGGATACCTATGTGCAGACGGAGGATATGAGGGGCGTCTTTGTCAACCCGATCATGGCCTGCCCACGGGAGCTGCTGGAAAAGCGCGGCTGTCCGTTCTTCAAGCGGCGCAGTCTGTTCACGCCCTACGGGGATGAGCTGCGCCGCACAGACGGCATGGCGGCGCGGGAGCTGTGCGCCTATCTCCATGAAAAAACCAGTTTCCCGCTGGATCTTCTGCTCGTGTCGCTGCTTAAGACCCAGCCGCTGGCGGCGCTGTCCAAAAACCTGCACTGGCGCTATGTCGTTGGGATGCCTACCCAAACGCAGGCTGACCCGGCTGTGCTGGGGCTGCGGCTGATCCGCTATGCGCTGCCAAAGACAGACCCGGTAACCGACTGGTATACCCGGCAGGCAGCCGCACAGGCGGATGCGCTGATGGAGCAGGCTGCCATCTGGTTTGAAAAGCAGCCGCTGCTCGGCATCCTCAGCCCCTCTGTGCCGCTGTACGCGGGCTGTGCTGCGGCGCAGCGCCGCCAATGGCTGGCGGAGAAAGAAAGCCTGCAAAGTCAGGCGAAGGTCCCTGTCGGTGAGGAGCCTCTGCCGGCACCCAACTGCGGCTGGATGCTGGTGCGGGAGTCTGCCTTCCCGCAGGGCATTCCGGACTGCAAAAACCAGCATGACGCCTGGCGGCTGGCCCTGATCGCACAAGCAAACGGCGCATACGCCGCCAGCTTTGAAACAGCGGCTCAGGCTGTGGCGCGCGCTGACATTCTCAATGTGTATGAAACAGCGGCTGCACAGCCGGCCGCTGTGGCAAAGCAGCTTGGGCGTCTGATCAAGCATCGGCTGCAAACAAAGTAA
- a CDS encoding rhamnan synthesis F family protein — protein MKRLGIFFFYEKNGDVDDFITYYLADLHKNLTELVVVCNGKLSAQGRAAFEQFTDTIIVRENKGLDVWAYKTALDFYGWEKLSEYDEIVMTNSTLMGPVRPLREMFEAMWENQDLDFWGLSVHHGAKSNPFKGKHLYNYLPVHIQSHFIVYRKRFVQNPELQAYWDTMPMIESYTDSVQRYEAVFTKQFGDKGFKWDVYVKTDDLKEFTDYPLLVCPTLLLREKKCPLFKRRSFMHELEAYLNDTAGEPVQELYDYLRDETDYPLELIWKNMIRTMHPHDFTRNLALTRIIEPTVQDAAAAQSLCQNRRIALAMHLYFMDMLGQSRAFAAKFPPQTDVFITTSSADKKPQIEAAFAGLPVHSVTVTVVENQGRDVAAFLCDLAPQLREYDYACFMHDKKAVQTKPGSVGAGFGYVCNENVCKNSAHVLNVLCEFEKDPYLGILCPPYPTHGLYFMNMCSGGWGPNFENTKKLMKDLGLDVPISGEKSPIAPYGSVFWFRPRALAPLFDHGWKHTDFPPEPLPQDGTISHAIERIYPFVAQSAGYYPAVVMSKSYAVTHNDTMQAYASAMIRPLARVFDCTTFYGASSSAVGFAYKRHHLFSHYGPYSDSKRRHARNWLRDNLPGGSYRVIINTKRAIFGPHEGPYED, from the coding sequence ATGAAACGATTAGGCATCTTTTTCTTCTACGAAAAAAACGGCGATGTGGATGATTTCATCACCTACTATCTCGCAGATCTGCATAAGAACCTGACCGAGCTGGTCGTTGTCTGCAACGGCAAGCTCAGCGCGCAGGGGCGCGCCGCTTTTGAGCAGTTCACCGATACGATCATCGTGCGGGAAAACAAGGGGCTTGATGTATGGGCCTACAAGACGGCGCTTGACTTCTACGGCTGGGAGAAGCTGTCGGAATATGACGAGATCGTCATGACAAACTCGACCCTTATGGGCCCCGTGCGCCCGCTGCGGGAGATGTTCGAGGCCATGTGGGAAAATCAGGATCTGGATTTCTGGGGCCTTTCCGTACACCACGGCGCAAAGTCAAACCCTTTCAAGGGCAAGCATCTTTACAACTATCTGCCGGTGCATATCCAGTCCCATTTCATTGTCTACCGCAAGCGCTTTGTGCAGAACCCGGAGCTGCAGGCCTATTGGGATACGATGCCGATGATCGAAAGCTACACCGACTCGGTGCAGCGGTATGAGGCTGTGTTCACCAAGCAGTTCGGGGACAAGGGCTTTAAGTGGGATGTCTATGTCAAGACCGACGACCTGAAGGAGTTTACCGACTACCCGCTGCTGGTCTGCCCGACGCTGTTGCTGCGCGAAAAAAAATGCCCGCTTTTCAAGCGCCGCAGCTTTATGCATGAGCTGGAGGCCTACCTCAACGATACCGCAGGCGAGCCGGTGCAGGAGCTGTATGACTATCTGCGCGATGAGACGGACTACCCGCTGGAGCTGATCTGGAAGAATATGATCCGGACGATGCACCCCCACGATTTCACACGGAATCTGGCGCTGACCCGCATCATTGAACCGACCGTGCAGGATGCCGCTGCGGCGCAGAGCCTTTGCCAAAACCGCCGCATCGCGCTGGCCATGCATCTGTATTTTATGGATATGCTCGGCCAGAGCAGGGCCTTTGCCGCCAAATTCCCGCCACAGACCGATGTCTTTATCACAACGAGCAGCGCCGATAAAAAGCCGCAGATCGAGGCGGCCTTTGCCGGCCTGCCGGTACACAGCGTTACCGTGACTGTGGTGGAGAATCAGGGCCGCGATGTGGCAGCCTTCCTCTGTGATCTGGCCCCGCAGCTGCGGGAATATGATTACGCCTGCTTTATGCATGATAAAAAAGCCGTCCAGACAAAGCCCGGCAGCGTGGGTGCTGGCTTCGGCTATGTCTGCAATGAGAATGTCTGCAAAAATTCGGCGCATGTGCTGAATGTTCTGTGCGAGTTTGAGAAGGACCCTTACCTCGGTATCCTTTGCCCGCCGTACCCGACCCACGGACTGTATTTTATGAATATGTGCTCCGGCGGCTGGGGCCCGAACTTTGAAAATACGAAGAAGCTGATGAAGGATCTGGGACTGGATGTACCCATCTCGGGTGAAAAATCGCCCATTGCGCCCTACGGCAGTGTGTTCTGGTTCCGCCCGCGGGCGCTCGCGCCGCTGTTTGACCACGGTTGGAAGCATACTGACTTCCCGCCGGAGCCGCTGCCGCAGGACGGTACGATCAGTCATGCCATCGAGCGCATCTACCCGTTTGTGGCCCAGAGCGCAGGCTACTACCCGGCCGTTGTCATGAGCAAAAGCTATGCCGTCACCCACAACGATACGATGCAGGCCTACGCATCTGCCATGATCCGCCCGCTGGCCCGCGTCTTTGACTGCACGACCTTCTATGGGGCGTCCAGCTCGGCGGTAGGGTTTGCCTACAAACGCCACCATCTGTTCAGCCACTACGGCCCGTATTCTGACAGCAAGCGCCGCCATGCCCGGAACTGGCTGCGGGACAATCTGCCCGGCGGCTCCTACCGGGTCATCATCAATACAAAGCGCGCGATTTTCGGCCCGCATGAGGGCCCCTATGAGGACTGA